The following nucleotide sequence is from Kosmotoga arenicorallina S304.
TACGAGCCGATGGCGGTCAAGAAACACCAACGGAGTATAGCTTCCATAGAAGACCGCATATTATCCATGTATGCCCGTGGGATGACCTACAAGGACATACAGGCACATATGGAAGAGATATACGGTTCAACACTTTCTACAGAAAGCATAAGCAGGATAACAGACAAGATAATCCCCATCATATCCGAATGGAGGAACAGGCCCCTTGAAGACGTATACAGCATCATCTACATGGATGCGGTCTTTTACAAAGTCACAGAGAGCAACCAGATAAAAAACAAAGCCTTGTACATAGCCTTTGGGATAAATCTGGAAGGCATGAAGGAAGTACTGGGGATATGGATAGCAGAAAGCGAGAGTTCAAAATACTGGTTGGGAGTGTTGAACGAACTGAAGAACCGAGGGGTAAAGGGAGTGATGTTCTTTTCCATAGACGGATTGGTGGGAATGGAGGAAGCGATAGGGGCAGTGTATCCACAGGCAAAAATCCAGCGATGTGTAGTACACCAGATAAGGTATTCCATGAAATTCGTGAGCTGGAAAGACAGGAAGGCATTCGCTGCTGATTTGAAAAAGGTGTACAAGGCAGATACAAAGGAAGCGGCTTGGAATGCATTGCTGGCCTTCGAAGAAAAATGGGGACAGAAATATCCCTTCAGCATAAAAAGCTGGAAAGACAACTGGGAATCTCTCACGACGTATTTTGCCTATCCTCAGGAGATAAGGACCTTGATTTATACGACAAACCCCATAGAATCGGTAAACAGGCAATTGAAGAAGGTAACGAAGAACAGGGGTGTATTTCCTAATGACACGGCACTCATGAAACTGGCATATTTAGCCATTAACAACATATCCAAAAAATGGACAGTGAGATTGAGGGATTGGAATAAAATCCTCGCTGTCCTCGTGATAGAATTCGATTGGGTGAAATCCTATGTCTAATCTGGTGTTCGGAGTTTACACAAAAAAAGTTATACACCCTTTTTTCGAGCTTTTCTTGCATCTGTTGAAATACAAAGCCCAGCGAAAATACGAAACATAAGTTCAGACAAACCAGATAATCATTTCCTTTCCCTGGCTATCGAAGAATCTGCATTGTTTATAACCGGTGACAAACTCGCTGTGGAATGCGGAAAGAAAGCCGGGATACTTGCCATGACCCCATCAGAATTTCTCGAAGTTTAATAGGGTTGAGATATTTTGCCCGGACTCCAGACTCTCAGTTCTCGAGGTACTCTCTCGGTCAAACCCCAGACCTGTGTTTTTCAAAGCTTTCACACTCAACCTACAACCCACAACGAACCCGTAGCCCCACCAACAGTCGTACTATCATCAGTCGCTCCATCAATTGTCGTATTATCAACAGTCGCTCTACCAACAGTCGTATCACCAGCTGTCGCTCCATCAACAGTCGTATCACCAATTGTCGTTCCTCGAATCTGTATGTATCTCACTTCATCCTCATCTCTTTACAAACATATTCCATAACTGGATCAGGGAATAAATAGCGTTTTACTCCATCAACATATTTTTGCTCCAAAAAGCTCTGCTTAACGAGTGTATTCAAAATCTTGCTCAACGTAGGGTCTGAAATAGTTCCGAAGTTATTTTCAATATAAGTTCTTATTTGATTGAATCTGTTTATATGTAGTGAAACGGCCTTGAGAACATAACCATAGTTCGTTGATCTATTAATAAGCGCACTCAGTTCTTTTTCTACTAACTTTTTTGCCAGCTCTTTTGTTTTTTCCAGTGCATTTACAGGATCTTCCTTATAATAAATATATC
It contains:
- a CDS encoding IS256 family transposase, whose protein sequence is MGNIDKGILRKLVRERKLKTAEEAEELVKELFGDVIKEMLEAELEEELGYSKHDYRNKETDNSRNGYTKKTVNSSYGKIELSIPRDRKGEYEPMAVKKHQRSIASIEDRILSMYARGMTYKDIQAHMEEIYGSTLSTESISRITDKIIPIISEWRNRPLEDVYSIIYMDAVFYKVTESNQIKNKALYIAFGINLEGMKEVLGIWIAESESSKYWLGVLNELKNRGVKGVMFFSIDGLVGMEEAIGAVYPQAKIQRCVVHQIRYSMKFVSWKDRKAFAADLKKVYKADTKEAAWNALLAFEEKWGQKYPFSIKSWKDNWESLTTYFAYPQEIRTLIYTTNPIESVNRQLKKVTKNRGVFPNDTALMKLAYLAINNISKKWTVRLRDWNKILAVLVIEFDWVKSYV